A single region of the Oxyura jamaicensis isolate SHBP4307 breed ruddy duck chromosome 6, BPBGC_Ojam_1.0, whole genome shotgun sequence genome encodes:
- the HIF1AN gene encoding hypoxia-inducible factor 1-alpha inhibitor, which translates to MAAASSSAAAGCREGPAAGPGWSEAQLRRYSFETRPIPRLSHSDPRAEELIENEEPVVLTDTNLVYPALKWDLDYLQENIGNGDFSVYSASTHKFLYYDEKKMANFKNFKPKSSREEMKFAEFVDRLQEIQQKGSAERLYLQQTLNDTVGRKIVVDFLGFNWNWINKQQGKRGWGQLTSNLLLIGMEGNVTPAHYDEQQNFFAQIKGYKRCILFPPDQFECLYPYPVHHPCDRQSQVDFDNPDYEKFPNFRSVVGYETVVGPGDVLYIPMYWWHHIESLLNGGITITVNFWYKGAPTPKRIEYPLKAHQKVAIMRNIEKMLGEALGNPQEVGPLLNMMIKGRYD; encoded by the exons ATGGCGGCGGCCTCCTCGTCGGCGGCGGCGGGGTGCAGGGAGGGCCCGGCGGCGGGACCCGGCTGGAGCGAGGCCCAGCTCCGCCGCTACTCCTTCGAGACGCGGCCCATCCCGCGGCTCAGCCACAGCGACCCACGTGCCGAGGAGCTCATCGAAAACGAG gAGCCAGTGGTGCTGACAGATACAAATCTGGTTTATCCTGCTCTCAAATGGGACCTGGACTACCTCCAGGAAAACATTGGCAATGGGGACTTCTCAGTGTACAGTGCCAGCACACACAAGTTTTTGTACTATGATGAGAAGAAGATGGCCAATTTTAAGAATTTCAAACCCAAGTCGAGCAGGGAAGAGATGAAGTTTGCAGAGTTTGTGGACAGACTCCAGGAAATACAACAAAAAGGGAGTGCTGAGAG GCTATATCTGCAGCAAACCCTGAATGACACAGTTGGAAGGAAGATTGTAGTGGATTTCCTTGGCTTCAACTGGAACTGGATTAACAAACAGCAAGGGAAACGTGGCTGGGGTCAACTGACTTCTAACTTGCTTCTTATTGGCATGGAAG GGAACGTGACGCCAGCTCATTATGACGAGCAGCAGAACTTCTTCGCTCAGATTAAGGGTTACAAGAGGTGTATCCTTTTCCCTCCTGATCAGTTTGAATGCCTCTACCCTTATCCTGTGCATCATCCATGTGACAGACAGAGCCAG GTGGACTTTGACAATCCCGACTATGAGAAGTTTCCAAATTTCCGGAGCGTGGTTGGCTATGAGACGGTGGTGGGTCCAGGGGATGTACTATACATACCTATGTACTG GTGGCACCACATTGAATCTCTACTGAATGGCGGGATTACCATCACTGTGAACTTCTGGTACAAG GGTGCCCCAACCCCAAAGAGAATTGAATATCCGTTAAAGGCTCATCAGAAAGTGGCGATAATGAGGAACATCGAGAAGATGTTGGGAGAAGCCTTAGGAAATCCACAAGAG
- the NDUFB8 gene encoding NADH dehydrogenase [ubiquinone] 1 beta subcomplex subunit 8, mitochondrial → MAAARLGGVLWLRAAARLRALRVAAPLGARAASGLSSDLLPGPYPRTPEERAAAAKKYNMRVEDYQPYPDDGLGYGDYPMLPKRSSHERDPWYQWDAPDVRHNWGEPMHWDFDMYIRNRFDTSPTQIPWHTMRKHFFIFLSTMLIMFGIGGFYPSYRPVGPKQYPFNDLYLEKGGDPNKEAPVVTHYEI, encoded by the exons ATGGCGGCGGCCAGGCTCGGCGGTGTCCTCTGGCTGCGGGCGGCCGCCCGCCTGCGGGCGCTGAGGGTGGCAGCGCCGCTGGGAGCTCGGGCGG CCTCGGGTCTGTCCTCGGATTTGCTGCCTGGGCCCTACCCGCGGACGCCGGAGGAGCGGGCAGCCGCTGCCAAGAAGTACAACATGAGGGTGGAGGACTACCAGCCCTACCCCGACGACGGCTTAGG GTATGGTGACTATCCCATGCTCCCTAAGCGCTCTTCTCATGAGAGAGACCCCTGGTACCAGTGGGACGCTCCAGATGTGAGGCATAACTGGGGGGAGCCG ATGCACTGGGACTTTGACATGTATATTCGGAACCGTTTTGATACATCCCCCACTCAAATTCCATGGCATACTATGCGCAaacacttcttcatttttttgagTACCATGCTGATCATGTTTGGCATCGGAGGGTTCTACCCATCTTACAGGCCTGTG gGACCGAAGCAGTATCCCTTCAATGACCTGTatctggagaaaggaggagacCCCAATAAAGAGGCACCAGTGGTGACGCACTATGAAATCTGA